In one window of Streptomyces sp. NBC_00193 DNA:
- a CDS encoding gluconokinase — MTRVIVVMGVAGTGKTTVGRLLADALALPYAEGDAFHPAANVAKMSAGIPLDDMDRRPWLDSIGEWMRNRAGAGGGVVSASSLKRAYRDRLRAVAPDTVFVHLTGDRPLIEERMAARKGHFMPTTLLDSQFAALEPLQSDELGVLVDVSGTPEEITARALAALRRLRAPAA; from the coding sequence ATGACGCGCGTCATTGTGGTGATGGGCGTGGCCGGGACGGGAAAGACGACCGTGGGCCGGCTGCTCGCCGACGCGCTCGCCCTCCCCTACGCGGAGGGTGACGCCTTCCACCCGGCGGCCAACGTCGCCAAGATGTCCGCCGGCATCCCCCTGGACGACATGGACCGCCGGCCCTGGCTGGACTCGATCGGCGAGTGGATGCGCAACCGGGCCGGTGCCGGCGGCGGGGTCGTCTCCGCCTCCTCCCTCAAGCGGGCCTACCGGGACCGGCTCCGGGCCGTCGCGCCCGACACGGTCTTCGTCCACCTCACCGGCGACCGGCCGCTGATCGAGGAGCGCATGGCCGCGCGCAAGGGGCACTTCATGCCCACCACGCTGCTGGATTCGCAGTTCGCCGCCCTGGAGCCGCTCCAAAGCGACGAACTGGGCGTCCTCGTCGACGTGTCCGGAACCCCGGAGGAGATCACCGCACGGGCCCTGGCCGCGCTGCGCCGCCTCCGGGCCCCGGCCGCGTAA
- a CDS encoding gluconate:H+ symporter: MTSLSVETLAAAATEPITSAGNTQLGIAVLAGIAVIVLLITRLKLHAFLALTLGSLALGVFAGAPLAKTVSSFTAGLGSTVAGVGVLIALGAILGKLLADSGGADEIVDTILARAKGRAMPWAMVLIASVIGLPLFFEVGIVLLIPVVLLVAKRGNYSLMRIGIPALAGLSVMHGLIPPHPGPLVAIDALHANLGLTLALGVLVALPTVVIAGPLFSRYAARWVDIPAPEHMVPQRPSAELEHRPRFAATVFTVLLPVVLMLMKALVDIVVDDPADAVQRVTDVAGSPLIALLAAVLVGMFTLGRAAGFTKARLSVTVEKSLAPIAGILLIVGAGGGFKATLIDVGVGQMIMDLSENWAIPTLLLAWLIAVAIRLATGSATVATISAAGLVAPLAAGMSSTETALLVLAIGAGSLFFSHVNDAGFWLVKEYFGMTVGQTLKTWSVMETIISVVGLAFVLLLSLIL; the protein is encoded by the coding sequence GTGACCAGTCTCAGCGTCGAGACTCTGGCAGCGGCCGCCACCGAGCCGATCACCTCGGCCGGCAACACCCAGCTGGGGATAGCCGTCCTCGCGGGCATCGCCGTCATCGTCCTGCTCATCACCCGCCTCAAGCTGCACGCCTTCCTGGCGCTGACGCTCGGCTCGCTCGCCCTCGGGGTGTTCGCCGGCGCTCCCCTGGCCAAGACCGTGTCGAGCTTCACGGCCGGGCTCGGCTCCACCGTCGCGGGCGTCGGCGTACTCATCGCGCTCGGCGCCATCCTCGGGAAGCTGCTCGCCGACTCGGGCGGCGCGGACGAGATCGTGGACACCATCCTGGCCCGCGCCAAGGGCCGGGCCATGCCGTGGGCGATGGTGCTGATCGCCTCGGTGATCGGCCTCCCGCTCTTCTTCGAGGTCGGCATCGTGCTGCTGATCCCGGTGGTCCTGCTGGTGGCCAAGCGGGGCAACTACTCGCTCATGCGGATCGGCATCCCCGCGCTGGCCGGCCTGTCCGTGATGCACGGGCTGATCCCGCCACACCCCGGGCCGCTGGTCGCCATCGACGCCCTGCACGCCAACCTCGGCCTCACCCTCGCGCTCGGCGTGCTCGTCGCCCTCCCGACCGTCGTCATCGCGGGTCCGCTGTTCTCCCGCTACGCGGCCCGGTGGGTGGACATCCCGGCGCCCGAGCACATGGTCCCGCAGCGGCCCTCGGCGGAGCTGGAGCACCGCCCGCGCTTCGCGGCGACGGTCTTCACCGTGCTGCTGCCCGTGGTCCTGATGCTGATGAAGGCCCTGGTCGACATCGTGGTCGACGACCCGGCCGACGCGGTCCAGCGGGTCACCGACGTGGCGGGCTCACCCCTGATCGCGCTGCTCGCGGCGGTGCTCGTGGGCATGTTCACCCTCGGCCGGGCGGCCGGCTTCACCAAGGCGCGGCTGTCCGTGACGGTGGAGAAGTCGCTGGCCCCGATCGCGGGCATCCTGCTGATCGTGGGTGCGGGCGGCGGTTTCAAGGCGACGCTGATCGACGTGGGCGTCGGCCAGATGATCATGGACCTGTCCGAGAACTGGGCGATACCCACCCTCCTGCTGGCCTGGCTCATCGCGGTCGCCATCCGCCTGGCGACCGGCTCGGCCACGGTCGCCACCATCTCGGCGGCCGGTCTGGTCGCCCCGCTCGCGGCGGGCATGTCCTCCACGGAGACCGCCCTGCTGGTGCTCGCCATCGGAGCCGGGTCGCTGTTCTTCAGCCACGTCAACGACGCCGGGTTCTGGCTCGTGAAGGAGTACTTCGGCATGACGGTCGGCCAGACCCTCAAGACCTGGTCGGTGATGGAGACCATCATCTCGGTGGTCGGCCTGGCCTTCGTCCTGCTGCTGTCACTGATCCTCTGA
- a CDS encoding cytochrome P450, whose translation MTARAGRGESARFAAAHTLPALVRGFVSARPRAARGHAGPDRPRWSAATLRALRDRHGGAPVLVRGLTGTVLLILDPQDIRQFYAEPVGSLGRAAAGTDGCAHAGLRDERRAVDDSVLAAGLAVHPSCGAFLSVLADEARRLTAGGSLELARVRHSVARAARRIVLGDAAAEDAELGRRLGRFHERAGARIAAYADLAEPHTLIGRARRHAEPFCGPAGPDPVGQVRQWLAAFDLVPGVLLRTLLLLGAHPAEQDAVAAEARAAGWAQGAAQGALPRLRACVRESLRLYPAVPDLIRITRAETEWRGVRHPAGTCVVLPVLFHQRDPEHVPAAHVFVPGRWASREADRDVRMAPFSHAGGRCPGEQLGLLVTAALCAEVLRGHRVRPVRPLLDPLGPLPAALDPQGIRLRLTRR comes from the coding sequence ATGACGGCGCGGGCGGGGCGCGGAGAGAGCGCCCGGTTCGCCGCCGCCCACACCCTGCCCGCACTGGTACGGGGCTTCGTGAGCGCCCGCCCCCGTGCGGCGCGCGGGCACGCGGGCCCGGACCGGCCCCGCTGGTCCGCCGCCACCCTGCGGGCGCTGCGCGACCGGCACGGCGGGGCGCCCGTGCTCGTACGGGGGCTGACCGGCACCGTCCTGCTCATCCTCGATCCGCAGGACATCCGGCAGTTCTACGCCGAACCCGTCGGCTCCCTCGGCCGGGCCGCCGCCGGCACGGACGGCTGCGCCCACGCCGGGCTCCGCGACGAGCGGCGGGCGGTCGACGACTCCGTGCTCGCCGCGGGGCTGGCGGTGCACCCCTCGTGCGGGGCGTTCCTCTCGGTCCTCGCCGACGAGGCGCGGCGCCTGACGGCCGGCGGCTCCCTCGAACTCGCCCGCGTCCGGCACTCCGTGGCCCGCGCGGCCCGGCGCATCGTCCTCGGCGACGCGGCCGCCGAGGACGCGGAACTCGGCCGCCGGCTCGGGCGTTTCCACGAGCGGGCCGGCGCGCGCATCGCCGCGTACGCCGACCTCGCGGAGCCGCACACCCTCATCGGGCGGGCCCGCCGCCACGCGGAGCCCTTCTGCGGGCCGGCCGGGCCGGACCCGGTCGGGCAGGTCCGCCAGTGGCTGGCGGCCTTCGACCTCGTCCCCGGCGTCCTGCTGCGCACCCTGCTGCTCCTCGGCGCCCACCCGGCCGAACAGGACGCCGTCGCCGCCGAGGCCCGGGCCGCCGGATGGGCGCAGGGCGCCGCCCAGGGGGCGTTGCCCCGGCTGCGGGCCTGCGTCAGGGAATCGCTGCGCCTCTACCCGGCCGTGCCCGACCTGATACGGATCACCCGGGCCGAAACCGAATGGCGGGGCGTGCGGCATCCCGCCGGGACCTGCGTGGTGCTGCCCGTGCTGTTCCACCAGCGCGACCCCGAACACGTGCCCGCCGCGCACGTCTTCGTACCCGGCCGGTGGGCCTCGCGCGAAGCGGACCGGGACGTCCGGATGGCCCCGTTCAGCCATGCGGGCGGACGCTGCCCCGGTGAACAGCTCGGCCTGCTGGTCACCGCGGCGCTCTGCGCGGAGGTGCTGCGCGGACACCGGGTCCGGCCCGTCCGGCCCCTGCTCGACCCCCTCGGCCCGCTCCCCGCGGCCCTGGATCCGCAAGGCATCCGCCTGCGCCTGACCCGCCGCTGA
- a CDS encoding protein phosphatase has translation MKKTRQKDRDVPGPQSPWDEIAPGLWMGGHYWTDPAGELRPVVVGAEFDLVISLFTRPGHGPDPRVEHLVGELPDAPLTGAQLRTVLRLAGAARRALDSGRRILVRCHSGYNRSGLVVAQCLVEGGLAPAAAIGLVRRGRSPWALYNETFTDYLAAGPEIAALLVDLDPASGLDRGPDPEPGAPFRP, from the coding sequence ATGAAGAAGACCCGGCAGAAGGACCGTGACGTACCCGGTCCGCAGAGTCCCTGGGACGAGATCGCCCCCGGCCTGTGGATGGGCGGCCACTACTGGACCGACCCGGCGGGGGAGCTGCGCCCGGTCGTCGTCGGAGCCGAGTTCGACCTCGTCATCAGCCTCTTCACCCGCCCCGGCCACGGCCCCGACCCCCGCGTGGAACACCTGGTCGGCGAGTTGCCCGACGCCCCGCTCACCGGCGCGCAGCTGCGCACCGTCCTCCGGCTCGCCGGCGCCGCCCGTCGCGCCCTCGACTCCGGACGGCGGATCCTGGTGCGCTGCCATTCCGGCTACAACCGCTCCGGCCTGGTCGTCGCCCAGTGCCTCGTGGAGGGCGGCCTCGCGCCGGCCGCCGCCATCGGCCTCGTCCGCCGCGGACGCTCCCCCTGGGCCCTGTACAACGAGACCTTCACGGACTACCTCGCCGCCGGCCCGGAGATCGCCGCACTGCTGGTCGACCTCGACCCTGCCTCCGGCCTCGATCGCGGTCCCGATCCCGAACCGGGCGCGCCGTTCCGTCCGTAG
- a CDS encoding DUF4436 family protein — protein MSAVRRRPSGRRFALLPGLLLLAIVAAVGVGAWLQFGERQAQDTVHTAGRADPDRVDVEATIQRVDAAGRELVLRVLVTPRGALAEGGGIAPADDLTLQTSTATRGDLTFKAHQRISTLDVPVALTGGSITDYPFDAYGADVQFAAVLGHEKVPVRVLFSNNDVLFAATVEASTADDGAAVLDIGLARSNSVLVFAVFMMIAMWALAVSVLIGGWFLVTRRKGLTWPALGWMAATLFALAAFRNTAPGTPPIGCLLDYLAFLWAEILIAFCLITVVVAGIRAEREPPAEGAEGAEGAEGLVGPGRA, from the coding sequence GTGAGCGCAGTGCGGCGCCGCCCGTCCGGGCGGCGCTTCGCGCTGCTCCCGGGTCTGCTCCTGCTGGCGATCGTGGCGGCGGTCGGCGTCGGGGCCTGGCTGCAGTTCGGCGAACGCCAGGCCCAGGACACCGTCCACACCGCGGGACGGGCCGATCCGGACCGGGTGGACGTCGAGGCGACGATCCAGCGCGTCGACGCCGCCGGGCGCGAACTGGTGCTGCGGGTCCTGGTCACGCCCCGCGGGGCGCTGGCCGAGGGCGGCGGGATCGCTCCGGCCGACGACCTCACCCTCCAGACCTCGACGGCCACCCGCGGCGACCTGACCTTCAAGGCCCACCAGCGCATCTCCACCCTGGACGTGCCGGTGGCCCTGACGGGCGGCTCCATCACGGACTACCCCTTCGACGCCTACGGGGCGGACGTGCAGTTCGCGGCCGTCCTGGGCCACGAGAAGGTTCCGGTGCGGGTCCTGTTCTCCAACAACGACGTGCTCTTCGCGGCCACGGTGGAGGCCTCGACGGCGGACGACGGCGCGGCCGTCCTCGACATCGGGCTGGCCCGCTCCAACAGCGTGCTCGTGTTCGCGGTGTTCATGATGATCGCGATGTGGGCGCTCGCCGTGTCCGTCCTGATCGGCGGCTGGTTCCTCGTCACCCGCCGCAAGGGGCTCACCTGGCCCGCCCTCGGCTGGATGGCCGCCACCCTGTTCGCCCTGGCGGCCTTCCGCAACACCGCCCCGGGCACACCGCCGATCGGCTGTCTGCTCGACTACCTCGCCTTCCTCTGGGCGGAGATCCTCATCGCGTTCTGCCTGATCACCGTGGTGGTCGCGGGCATCCGCGCGGAGCGGGAGCCTCCGGCGGAGGGGGCGGAGGGGGCGGAGGGGGCGGAGGGGCTGGTCGGGCCGGGCCGGGCCTGA
- a CDS encoding agmatine/peptidylarginine deiminase translates to MSHLPPTRRTVLRTFAGIGAVAFGAAACGPSQSAPRSNAPEGSTSPSPAGAKRRLGAEWESHTRTFMAWPALDAVWMEDLKYVREDIARIARAVGGYEEVVMMARPEQVAAAQKACGSEVEVIPLAVDDLWARDTVPVFVEEEGKVIGVDFNFNGWGNKQEHKNDGQVGRLLLQKYGIPRVQAPLVAEGGSFETDGEGTLLITESSIVNDNRNRGKSRDQIEAELKQTLGVETVVWLAGVRGEDITDAHVDSLVRFAAPGVVLLDRAHPNTPKDSWSRSADQAKAVLSKATDARGRKFEIIDLPQPDLDKITGEGDDFVSTYANFYVANDSVFMPKFGDRQADDRARGILQEHFPKRDIVPVAIDTIASGGGGIHCSTHDQPGKPAA, encoded by the coding sequence GTGTCCCACCTGCCCCCCACGCGCCGGACCGTCCTCCGCACCTTCGCCGGGATCGGCGCGGTGGCCTTCGGAGCCGCCGCCTGCGGCCCCTCGCAGAGCGCCCCGCGCTCGAATGCCCCCGAGGGCTCCACCTCGCCGTCCCCGGCCGGGGCCAAGCGCCGGCTCGGTGCCGAGTGGGAGAGCCACACCCGCACCTTCATGGCCTGGCCGGCCCTGGACGCGGTCTGGATGGAGGACCTGAAGTACGTGCGCGAGGACATCGCGCGGATCGCCCGGGCCGTCGGGGGGTACGAGGAGGTCGTCATGATGGCCCGGCCCGAGCAGGTGGCCGCGGCGCAGAAGGCCTGCGGCTCCGAGGTCGAGGTGATCCCGCTCGCCGTGGACGACCTGTGGGCCCGCGACACCGTTCCCGTCTTCGTCGAGGAGGAGGGCAAGGTCATCGGCGTCGACTTCAACTTCAACGGCTGGGGCAACAAGCAGGAGCACAAGAACGACGGCCAGGTCGGGCGCCTCCTGCTCCAGAAGTACGGCATCCCCCGGGTCCAGGCTCCGCTGGTGGCCGAGGGCGGCTCCTTCGAGACGGACGGCGAGGGCACCCTGCTGATCACCGAGAGCTCGATCGTCAACGACAACCGCAACCGCGGGAAGAGCCGGGACCAGATCGAGGCCGAGCTCAAGCAGACCCTCGGCGTGGAGACGGTGGTCTGGCTGGCCGGCGTACGCGGCGAGGACATCACCGACGCCCACGTGGACAGCCTCGTACGGTTCGCGGCCCCCGGCGTCGTCCTGCTGGACCGCGCCCACCCGAACACCCCGAAGGACTCCTGGTCCCGCTCGGCCGACCAGGCGAAGGCGGTCCTGTCGAAGGCCACGGACGCCCGCGGCCGGAAGTTCGAGATCATCGACCTGCCGCAGCCCGACCTGGACAAGATCACGGGCGAGGGCGACGACTTCGTGTCGACCTACGCCAACTTCTACGTGGCCAACGACTCCGTCTTCATGCCGAAGTTCGGGGACCGCCAGGCCGACGACCGGGCCCGCGGCATCCTGCAGGAGCACTTCCCCAAGCGGGACATCGTGCCCGTCGCGATCGACACGATCGCCTCGGGCGGCGGCGGCATCCACTGCTCGACCCACGACCAGCCCGGCAAGCCCGCCGCGTGA
- a CDS encoding serine/threonine-protein kinase: MSEQHSGAQPTRTELSADDPDEIGGYRLHARLGSGGMGVVYLAHTPGGRPIALKAVRRELASDPEFRRRFAQEVASARRIHGLFTAQVIDSGVEDPTPWLATAYVSGPSLHEVVRRHGPLPARTVLLLLAGIAEALQAIHGAGVVHRDLKPANVLLAEDGPRVIDFGIARAADAAALTGTGLRIGTAAFMAPEQALGHPATPATDVFALGTLAAYVACGIAPFGNGPESSALYRVVHEHPDLTRVPHELYGLVSWCLAKRPEDRPQPTQLIASVRAHPLVCGRPEFTDGWLPRQVREELGGGAAAGGDTAWPAPPTFRATRTATALPGPAVGAPASPGPGTDPGAWPGGGTPVPAPAQASAHAPAPAPAPASVPGQGRGRSARGRRLPVLPALIAAGALLAGAGAVYYLDDPAGGDQTAGSPVTTPTGPTASAPATAAPSAPADPAASYRPGYTKARLTAPDSGYEFDLKAGKVVPAETAAWYLARDGQALVPSEESDSFVSDASGPGSGELTVAACLGGIETRPTAALPLTALAKARPFCVRSPDRSEVAIVRLVEAPDDESVTVLVDLYRRS; encoded by the coding sequence ATGTCCGAGCAGCACTCCGGCGCACAGCCGACCCGTACGGAACTGTCCGCAGACGATCCCGACGAGATCGGCGGCTACCGCCTGCACGCCCGGCTCGGCTCCGGCGGCATGGGCGTGGTCTACCTGGCCCATACGCCCGGCGGCCGCCCCATCGCGCTGAAGGCCGTCCGCAGGGAGCTGGCCTCCGATCCCGAATTCCGCCGGCGGTTCGCCCAGGAGGTGGCCAGCGCCCGCCGGATCCACGGCCTGTTCACGGCCCAGGTGATCGACTCCGGGGTCGAGGACCCCACGCCGTGGCTCGCCACCGCGTACGTGTCCGGCCCCTCCCTGCACGAGGTCGTACGGCGCCACGGGCCGCTGCCGGCCCGCACCGTCCTGCTGCTGCTCGCGGGCATAGCCGAGGCGCTCCAGGCCATCCACGGGGCGGGCGTGGTCCACCGCGACCTGAAACCGGCCAACGTCCTGCTCGCGGAGGACGGCCCCCGGGTGATCGACTTCGGCATCGCCCGCGCGGCCGACGCCGCCGCGCTCACCGGTACGGGGCTGCGGATCGGCACGGCGGCGTTCATGGCGCCCGAGCAGGCCCTCGGCCATCCGGCGACCCCGGCGACCGACGTCTTCGCGCTCGGGACCCTGGCCGCGTACGTCGCCTGCGGGATCGCGCCCTTCGGGAACGGGCCGGAATCCAGCGCCCTCTACCGGGTCGTCCACGAGCATCCCGACCTCACCCGGGTGCCGCACGAGCTGTACGGACTCGTCTCGTGGTGCCTCGCGAAGCGTCCCGAGGACCGTCCGCAGCCGACCCAGCTGATCGCCTCCGTGCGGGCGCACCCCCTGGTGTGCGGGCGGCCGGAGTTCACCGACGGCTGGCTGCCCCGGCAGGTCCGGGAGGAGCTCGGGGGCGGGGCCGCGGCCGGGGGCGACACCGCCTGGCCGGCTCCTCCGACGTTCCGGGCCACCAGGACGGCCACCGCGCTTCCGGGCCCGGCGGTCGGCGCCCCGGCCTCCCCCGGCCCCGGCACGGACCCCGGCGCCTGGCCCGGCGGCGGGACACCGGTGCCGGCACCGGCACAGGCCTCGGCACATGCCCCGGCCCCGGCCCCCGCACCGGCATCCGTCCCCGGGCAGGGCCGCGGCAGATCCGCCCGCGGACGCCGGCTTCCGGTGCTGCCGGCCCTCATCGCGGCCGGCGCCCTGCTGGCCGGCGCCGGAGCCGTGTACTACCTGGACGACCCCGCGGGCGGGGACCAGACCGCCGGCAGCCCCGTCACCACCCCCACCGGCCCCACGGCCTCCGCGCCCGCCACGGCCGCCCCGTCCGCCCCTGCCGACCCGGCCGCCTCGTACCGGCCCGGCTACACGAAGGCCCGGCTCACCGCCCCCGACTCCGGGTACGAGTTCGACCTGAAGGCCGGGAAGGTGGTGCCCGCGGAGACGGCCGCCTGGTACCTGGCGCGCGACGGCCAGGCCCTGGTCCCCTCCGAGGAGTCGGACTCCTTCGTGTCCGACGCCTCAGGGCCCGGCTCCGGGGAGCTGACGGTGGCCGCCTGCCTCGGCGGCATCGAGACCCGTCCGACCGCCGCCCTGCCGCTCACCGCACTCGCGAAGGCCCGGCCGTTCTGCGTGCGCAGCCCGGACCGGAGCGAGGTCGCGATCGTGCGCCTGGTCGAGGCCCCGGACGACGAATCCGTCACGGTCCTGGTGGACCTGTACCGCCGGAGCTGA
- a CDS encoding ATP-grasp domain-containing protein: MTLLLPPRVTPSAARLREAAHARGLATVQLEGFAVPEGLRAGHLHAGPRFADAVAPGLGIGLLEAPSDWLARLPREFTGREVRLMPIREAYGLRRPVFVKSPNDKEIPALVYADGSRLPGPDAVDPGTEVLVSDVVRFTAEYRVFLLDGTVHTASRYAEDGRLSLGPASAGALAFAAGLPFSTLPSAIVVDVGLAGGRWSVIEANAAWASGTYVCDPDRALDVALRAAAPLPSFADRDRRFLR; encoded by the coding sequence ATGACCCTGCTGCTCCCGCCCCGTGTCACCCCGTCCGCCGCCCGGCTCCGGGAAGCGGCGCACGCGCGCGGGCTGGCGACCGTACAGCTGGAGGGCTTCGCCGTGCCCGAGGGGCTGCGGGCCGGGCATCTGCACGCCGGACCGCGGTTCGCCGATGCCGTGGCCCCCGGGCTCGGGATCGGTCTGCTGGAGGCCCCGTCCGACTGGCTGGCGCGGCTGCCCCGGGAGTTCACCGGGCGGGAGGTCCGGCTGATGCCGATCCGTGAGGCGTACGGGCTGCGCAGGCCCGTCTTCGTGAAGTCGCCGAACGACAAGGAGATCCCGGCACTCGTCTACGCCGACGGCTCCCGCCTGCCGGGCCCGGACGCGGTGGATCCGGGGACGGAGGTGCTGGTCAGCGACGTGGTCCGGTTCACGGCGGAGTACCGCGTGTTCCTGCTCGACGGGACCGTGCACACGGCGAGCCGTTACGCCGAGGACGGCCGCCTCAGCCTGGGCCCGGCCTCGGCCGGCGCCCTCGCCTTCGCGGCCGGACTGCCCTTCTCCACCCTCCCGTCCGCGATCGTGGTCGACGTGGGCCTCGCGGGCGGCCGCTGGTCGGTGATCGAGGCCAATGCCGCGTGGGCCAGCGGTACGTACGTCTGCGACCCGGATCGCGCCCTGGACGTGGCCCTGCGCGCGGCGGCCCCGCTCCCTTCCTTCGCCGACCGCGACCGGAGGTTCCTCCGGTGA